A window of Ipomoea triloba cultivar NCNSP0323 chromosome 2, ASM357664v1 contains these coding sequences:
- the LOC116010499 gene encoding pentatricopeptide repeat-containing protein At1g11710, mitochondrial, with the protein MVAGLFSPKRRHLFVRALHLGKQFAHPNTEDVLFRSICVNLRENKWKFMDQICSGLTGSVLSRAFNEFRSSPQVVLEFYKRIGGAKSVLNSLESCCVVVHVMVCCRHFDDALWLMKELMIRKGISPLEILGGLIDSYDVGCGSNAVFDTLVRACTQIRLTDGGYEVIKKLRMEGHMVSVHALNNFLNHLLKLDEVGRFWLVYREMVSCGYMENVYTYNIVIYALCKECKLFEAISVFYRMVKSGIVPNVVSFNMLIDGACRIGELDLAFKLVRNTGIMSGGEVFPNSITYNSLINGCCKLGSLRIAEKFLAEMIEMGFEPNVRTYATLVDGYSKNGKLEEAFMMCHNMISMGLLPNSVIYNTLIHQLYMEGDVNGASGLLSDMIKRNILPDNFTYSILAKGLCRNGQMREILKYYKQIVENNLAEDACSHNILIDYLCRSENTLGAQQIFCSMFVRGLIPDLVTYGTMINGFCQVGNVESAVEVYDDMINTKKNPNLVIYNTIVDGLCKAASVDAAKGLVDALKGTSVYDVITFNTLLNGYCINGEIEKALHLFCSMRKGGLSINTVTYNILINMMCKYGLIQHAKELLSVMITQGISPDAVTYTTLLTSASKISNADEVLQLHDYMVLQGTIPDSDTYKAVVSPLVEANASGFL; encoded by the coding sequence ATGGTTGCAGGCTTGTTCTCGCCAAAAAGGAGGCACCTTTTTGTTAGAGCTCTTCATTTGGGCAAGCAATTCGCACACCCAAATACAGAGGATGTTCTGTTTCGATCAATCTGTGTGAATTTGAGGGAAAATAAATGGAAATTTATGGACCAAATATGCTCTGGACTCACAGGGTCTGTGCTTTCTCGTGCTTTCAACGAGTTCCGGAGCTCTCCCCAAGTAGTGTTGGAGTTCTACAAGAGGATTGGTGGAGCAAAAAGTGTCTTGAATTCGCTTGAAAGTTGTTGTGTTGTGGTTCATGTGATGGTGTGCTGTAGACATTTTGATGATGCTTTGTGGTTGATGAAAGAGTTGATGATAAGGAAGGGGATTTCGCCTTTGGAGATTTTGGGAGGGCTTATTGATAGTTATGATGTAGGTTGTGGGAGTAATGCTGTATTTGACACATTGGTTAGGGCTTGTACTCAAATTAGGCTGACAGATGGTGGTTATGAGGTTATAAAGAAGTTGAGAATGGAGGGTCATATGGTTTCGGTTCATGCActgaataattttttgaatCATCTGTTAAAGTTAGATGAGGTTGGTCGCTTTTGGCTGGTGTACAGGGAAATGGTTTCTTGTGGCTATATGGAGAATGTGTATACTTATAATATCGTTATTTATGCCCTTTGTAAAGAATGTAAATTGTTTGAGGCAATTTCTGTGTTTTACCGGATGGTAAAGAGTGGAATAGTGCCAAATGTTGTCTCCTTCAATATGCTTATAGATGGAGCTTGTAGAATCGGTGAACTTGATTTAGCATTCAAGCTTGTTAGAAACACCGGAATTATGTCAGGAGGCGAGGTATTCCCTAATTCAATTACCTATAATTCTCTCATCAATGGGTGTTGCAAGTTGGGGAGTTTAAGGATTGCAGAAAAATTTCTTGCTGAAATGATTGAGATGGGTTTTGAGCCAAATGTAAGGACCTATGCAACCTTAGTTGATGGGTACTCAAAAAATGGTAAATTGGAGGAGGCATTTATGATGTGCCATAATATGATTAGTATGGGTTTATTGCCAAATTcagtaatatataatacattaattcACCAGCTATACATGGAAGGAGATGTGAATGGGGCTTCCGGTTTATTGTCTGACATGATCAAGAGAAATATTCTTCCCGACAACTTCACCTACTCGATTCTTGCCAAAGGGCTCTGTAGAAATGGCCAAATGAGAGAAATTCTCAAGTATTATAAACAGATTGTGGAAAACAACCTTGCAGAAGATGCTTGTTCTCACAACATTCTTATTGATTATCTGTGTAGAAGTGAAAACACACTTGGGGCGCAACAAATATTTTGCAGTATGTTTGTTCGGGGGTTAATTCCAGACCTGGTCACTTATGGTACTATGATCAATGGATTCTGCCAAGTAGGCAACGTTGAAAGTGCTGTTGAGGTTTACGATGACATGATAAACACGAAGAAGAATCCCAACTTAGTGATTTATAACACTATAGTCGATGGATTATGCAAAGCTGCCTCTGTAGATGCAGCTAAAGGTTTGGTTGATGCACTGAAAGGAACTTCTGTATATGATGTCATAACCTTTAATACATTGCTGAATGGGTATTGTATAAACGGTGAAATTGAAAAGGCGCTGCATTTGTTCTGCAGTATGAGAAAAGGAGGTTTATCTATCAACACGGTTACTTACAATATTCTGATCAATATGATGTGCAAATATGGATTGATTCAGCACGCCAAAGAACTTCTAAGTGTGATGATCACACAGGGTATAAGTCCCGATGCTGTCACATACACAACGCTACTCACAAGCGCGAGCAAGATAAGCAATGCTGACGAAGTTTTACAGCTGCACGACTATATGGTGCTGCAAGGAACAATTCCAGATAGCGACACTTATAAAGCTGTCGTTAGTCCACTTGTTGAAGCCAATGCCTCGGGTTTTCTTTGA
- the LOC116009933 gene encoding probable serine/threonine-protein kinase At1g54610 isoform X2: MGCVFGKASPAAKERVKGEKKRERVKGEKKREWIKGSPESRVTLAISSKRKESFRRKEKEKGEARKGSVDKKGTGSRKVRDDNFEQIKEKSEVIISGSPGYGKVPNAVEGELVAAGWPSWLSMVASEAIIGWLPRKADTFEKLDKIGQGTYSSVYKARDLVHNKVVALKRVRFDNMDPESVKFMAREIQILRRLDHPNVIKLEGMVTSRTSCSLYLVFEYMEHDLTGLTSLPGVKFTEPQVKCYMQQLLRGLDHCHTRGVLHRDIKGSNLLIDDEGTLKIADFGLATFFDHQQSATLTSRVVTLWYRPPELLLGATHYGVAVDMWSAGCILGELYTGKPIMAGRTEVEQLHKIFKICGSPSEDYWRKEKLPHSTVFKPLQPYRRRITEAFKDLPPTAVGLMETLLSIDPAQRGTAASALESDLFTTKPFACDASSLPKYPPSKEIDAKLREEEARRQAALEAKKGQMSDKRSRGGSKEIRGVLASNVNAMLTRPMKMRQHKSNSKSISEQFNPHKESASGFPIDAPRPPQAVRETCKDHPEPLSERYSHSGPLAPAMQWANSGKKYDDISIGSIRANLSKLTGLVASRSALPGDSQDRLGVSRMDSANEIEVPVALLEAAVRNQDQKHYVQNFAGSRHIESRKPSAKEPAPHECGVKGNKAHFSGPLLVSSNRVEQLLREHDRRIQEAARRSRIEKARLDRAHAQGMQTAANSIYISSLGRR, translated from the exons ATGGGTTGTGTCTTTGGGAAAGCTTCCCCAGCTGCCAAAGAAAGGGTAAAGGGTGAAAAGAAGAGAGAAAGGGTAAAGGGTGAAAAGAAGAGAGAATGGATCAAAGGGTCCCCAGAGTCACGAGTAACACTAGCTATTTCTTCAAAGAGGAAGGAGAGTTTCAggagaaaagagaaggaaaagggAGAAGCAAGAAAAGGATCAGTTGATAAGAAGGGTACTGGATCACGAAAAGTCAGGGATGATAATTTTGAGCAGATAAAAGAGAAATCTGAAGTTATTATCAGTGGTAGTCCAGGATATGGTAAAGTTCCCAATGCTGTGGAGGGGGAATTAGTTGCTGCTGGTTGGCCTTCTTGGCTTTCTATGGTTGCTAGTGAAGCTATTATTGGATGGCTTCCCCGCAAAGCTGATACTTTTGAGAAACTGGATAAG ATTGGGCAAGGAACATATAGCAGTGTCTACAAGGCTCGTGACCTGGTGCATAATAAAGTTGTTGCACTAAAAAGGGTTAGGTTTGATAATATGGACCCTGAAAGTGTCAAGTTTATGGCAAGGGAGATCCAGATTTTACGAAGGCTTGATCAcccaaatgtaataaaattggAAGGCATGGTTACCTCTAGAACATCTTGCAGCTTGTATCTTGTTTTTGAGTACATGGAACATGATCTCACAGGATTGACATCACTTCCCGGCGTTAAGTTCACTGAACCACAG GTCAAATGTTACATGCAGCAACTTCTTAGAGGACTTGATCATTGCCACACTCGAGGTGTTCTACATAGGGATATAAAGGGCTCAAATCTTCTAATTGACGATGAAGGCACCTTGAAAATTGCAGATTTTGGTTTAGCAACTTTTTTTGATCATCAGCAAAGCGCTACATTAACAAGCCGTGTAGTGACTCTTTGGTATCGGCCACCAGAACTTTTACTTGGAGCAACTCACTATGGAGTTGCGGTAGACATGTGGAGTGCTGGTTGCATACTTGGAGAATTATATACTGGCAAGCCCATCATGGCCGGTAGAACCGAG gtGGAGCAATTGCataaaatttttaagatttGTGGTTCACCATCTGAAGATTATTGGAGGAAAGAAAAATTACCTCATTCAACAGTATTCAAACCTTTACAGCCTTATAGGCGGCGTATCACAGAGGcatttaaggatcttccccctacTGCTGTGGGACTAATGGAAACGTTACTTTCTATAGATCCTGCACAAAGAGGAACTGCAGCAAGCGCTTTAGAGAGTGAT CTTTTCACAACAAAGCCATTCGCCTGTGATGCTTCAAGTTTGCCAAAATACCCTCCCAGCAAGGAAATTGATGCAAAATTGCGTGAAGAAGAAGCTAGAAG GCAAGCAGCCCTCGAAGCTAAGAAGGGTCAGATGAGTGATAAGCGCTCAAGAGGAGGGTCGAAAGAGATTAGAGGAGTTTTGGCATCTAATGTCAATGCCATGCTGACTAGGCCGATGAAG ATGAGGCAGCACAAGTCTAACAGCAAGAGCATAAGCGAGCAATTCAACCCACACAAGGAATCTGCATCTGGTTTTCCTATTGATGCGCCTAGACCACCACAAGCTGTAAGAGAAACTTGCAAGGATCATCCCGAACCTCTTTCAGAGAGGTATTCTCATTCCGGACCTCTAGCACCAGCGATGCAGTGGGCAAATTCTGGGAAGAAATATGACGATATTTCCATTGGATCGATTAGAGCCAATTTATCCAAATTAACTGGTTTAGTAGCATCAAGGTCAGCTTTGCCTGGGGACTCGCAAGATAGACTTGGTGTTTCACGTATGGACTCAGCAAATGAAATTGAGGTGCCCGTGGCATTACTTGAAGCAGCCGTGAGGAACCAGGATCAAAAGCATTACGTGCAGAACTTTGCTGGTTCACGCCACATTGAAAGCAGAAAGCCCAGTGCCAAGGAACCTGCTCCG
- the LOC116009933 gene encoding probable serine/threonine-protein kinase At1g54610 isoform X1 — protein sequence MGCVFGKASPAAKERVKGEKKRERVKGEKKREWIKGSPESRVTLAISSKRKESFRRKEKEKGEARKGSVDKKGTGSRKVRDDNFEQIKEKSEVIISGSPGYGKVPNAVEGELVAAGWPSWLSMVASEAIIGWLPRKADTFEKLDKIGQGTYSSVYKARDLVHNKVVALKRVRFDNMDPESVKFMAREIQILRRLDHPNVIKLEGMVTSRTSCSLYLVFEYMEHDLTGLTSLPGVKFTEPQVKCYMQQLLRGLDHCHTRGVLHRDIKGSNLLIDDEGTLKIADFGLATFFDHQQSATLTSRVVTLWYRPPELLLGATHYGVAVDMWSAGCILGELYTGKPIMAGRTEVEQLHKIFKICGSPSEDYWRKEKLPHSTVFKPLQPYRRRITEAFKDLPPTAVGLMETLLSIDPAQRGTAASALESDLFTTKPFACDASSLPKYPPSKEIDAKLREEEARRQAALEAKKGQMSDKRSRGGSKEIRGVLASNVNAMLTRPMKQMRQHKSNSKSISEQFNPHKESASGFPIDAPRPPQAVRETCKDHPEPLSERYSHSGPLAPAMQWANSGKKYDDISIGSIRANLSKLTGLVASRSALPGDSQDRLGVSRMDSANEIEVPVALLEAAVRNQDQKHYVQNFAGSRHIESRKPSAKEPAPHECGVKGNKAHFSGPLLVSSNRVEQLLREHDRRIQEAARRSRIEKARLDRAHAQGMQTAANSIYISSLGRR from the exons ATGGGTTGTGTCTTTGGGAAAGCTTCCCCAGCTGCCAAAGAAAGGGTAAAGGGTGAAAAGAAGAGAGAAAGGGTAAAGGGTGAAAAGAAGAGAGAATGGATCAAAGGGTCCCCAGAGTCACGAGTAACACTAGCTATTTCTTCAAAGAGGAAGGAGAGTTTCAggagaaaagagaaggaaaagggAGAAGCAAGAAAAGGATCAGTTGATAAGAAGGGTACTGGATCACGAAAAGTCAGGGATGATAATTTTGAGCAGATAAAAGAGAAATCTGAAGTTATTATCAGTGGTAGTCCAGGATATGGTAAAGTTCCCAATGCTGTGGAGGGGGAATTAGTTGCTGCTGGTTGGCCTTCTTGGCTTTCTATGGTTGCTAGTGAAGCTATTATTGGATGGCTTCCCCGCAAAGCTGATACTTTTGAGAAACTGGATAAG ATTGGGCAAGGAACATATAGCAGTGTCTACAAGGCTCGTGACCTGGTGCATAATAAAGTTGTTGCACTAAAAAGGGTTAGGTTTGATAATATGGACCCTGAAAGTGTCAAGTTTATGGCAAGGGAGATCCAGATTTTACGAAGGCTTGATCAcccaaatgtaataaaattggAAGGCATGGTTACCTCTAGAACATCTTGCAGCTTGTATCTTGTTTTTGAGTACATGGAACATGATCTCACAGGATTGACATCACTTCCCGGCGTTAAGTTCACTGAACCACAG GTCAAATGTTACATGCAGCAACTTCTTAGAGGACTTGATCATTGCCACACTCGAGGTGTTCTACATAGGGATATAAAGGGCTCAAATCTTCTAATTGACGATGAAGGCACCTTGAAAATTGCAGATTTTGGTTTAGCAACTTTTTTTGATCATCAGCAAAGCGCTACATTAACAAGCCGTGTAGTGACTCTTTGGTATCGGCCACCAGAACTTTTACTTGGAGCAACTCACTATGGAGTTGCGGTAGACATGTGGAGTGCTGGTTGCATACTTGGAGAATTATATACTGGCAAGCCCATCATGGCCGGTAGAACCGAG gtGGAGCAATTGCataaaatttttaagatttGTGGTTCACCATCTGAAGATTATTGGAGGAAAGAAAAATTACCTCATTCAACAGTATTCAAACCTTTACAGCCTTATAGGCGGCGTATCACAGAGGcatttaaggatcttccccctacTGCTGTGGGACTAATGGAAACGTTACTTTCTATAGATCCTGCACAAAGAGGAACTGCAGCAAGCGCTTTAGAGAGTGAT CTTTTCACAACAAAGCCATTCGCCTGTGATGCTTCAAGTTTGCCAAAATACCCTCCCAGCAAGGAAATTGATGCAAAATTGCGTGAAGAAGAAGCTAGAAG GCAAGCAGCCCTCGAAGCTAAGAAGGGTCAGATGAGTGATAAGCGCTCAAGAGGAGGGTCGAAAGAGATTAGAGGAGTTTTGGCATCTAATGTCAATGCCATGCTGACTAGGCCGATGAAG CAGATGAGGCAGCACAAGTCTAACAGCAAGAGCATAAGCGAGCAATTCAACCCACACAAGGAATCTGCATCTGGTTTTCCTATTGATGCGCCTAGACCACCACAAGCTGTAAGAGAAACTTGCAAGGATCATCCCGAACCTCTTTCAGAGAGGTATTCTCATTCCGGACCTCTAGCACCAGCGATGCAGTGGGCAAATTCTGGGAAGAAATATGACGATATTTCCATTGGATCGATTAGAGCCAATTTATCCAAATTAACTGGTTTAGTAGCATCAAGGTCAGCTTTGCCTGGGGACTCGCAAGATAGACTTGGTGTTTCACGTATGGACTCAGCAAATGAAATTGAGGTGCCCGTGGCATTACTTGAAGCAGCCGTGAGGAACCAGGATCAAAAGCATTACGTGCAGAACTTTGCTGGTTCACGCCACATTGAAAGCAGAAAGCCCAGTGCCAAGGAACCTGCTCCG